From Cellulosimicrobium cellulans, the proteins below share one genomic window:
- a CDS encoding MDR family MFS transporter — MTSTTPERTAPPGGTESSMTRREVMESLSGILLGMFVAILASSIVSSSLPKIVSDLDGSQSSYTWVVTSTLLAMTISTPIWGKLADLTNRKVLIQVALVVAVVSSALAGLSQNVGTLIALRAFQGIGAGGLMALATVLITDIISPRERGKFMGLMGGIMAVSQIGGPLLGGVLTDAVSWRLNFFVGLPFAIAAIIVLQRTLHLPKVARRVVRIDYWGAILISAGVSSLLLWVTFAGQNFEWLSWQTFAMVGGAVLALVGAVLVERVTPEPLIPLHLFKNRTFVLAVVASVAVGVAMFGTAVFLSQYMQVARGKTPTESGLLTVPMIIGTFVASTLFGQLITRYGRYKAFMVTGGAVLVASLFALSTIDYHTSFTLISVYLFFLGVSMGMLMQNLVLAVQNTLDVDEMGAGTSTVAFFRSLGGAIGVSVLGAVLATKVTTSIQDGLTKLGIPADSMGGGNAVPDVSTLPAPIKDLVEKSYGDGIAEIFLVAVPLALIALIAVSFLKEVPLGTKTGLQERLEKEAALAGSEAPVDATPGRVTLAEETESTLLEAYEPAGVVDDERSARSTA; from the coding sequence ATGACCAGCACCACACCAGAACGCACCGCCCCGCCCGGCGGGACCGAGTCGTCCATGACCCGTCGCGAGGTCATGGAGTCCCTCTCCGGGATCCTCCTCGGCATGTTCGTCGCGATCCTCGCGAGCTCGATCGTCTCGAGCTCGCTCCCCAAGATCGTCAGCGACCTGGACGGCTCGCAGTCGTCCTACACCTGGGTCGTCACCTCGACCCTGCTCGCCATGACGATCTCCACCCCGATCTGGGGCAAGCTCGCCGACCTCACCAACCGCAAGGTCCTCATCCAGGTCGCGCTCGTCGTCGCGGTCGTGTCCTCCGCCCTCGCAGGCCTGTCGCAGAACGTCGGGACGCTCATCGCGCTCCGCGCGTTCCAGGGCATCGGCGCGGGTGGCCTCATGGCGCTCGCCACGGTGCTCATCACCGACATCATCTCGCCGCGCGAGCGCGGCAAGTTCATGGGCCTCATGGGCGGCATCATGGCCGTCAGCCAGATCGGCGGGCCGCTCCTCGGTGGCGTCCTCACCGACGCCGTGAGCTGGCGCCTCAACTTCTTCGTCGGCCTGCCGTTCGCGATCGCCGCGATCATCGTGCTCCAGCGCACGCTGCACCTGCCGAAGGTCGCGCGCCGCGTCGTGCGCATCGACTACTGGGGCGCGATCCTCATCAGCGCCGGCGTCTCCTCGCTCCTGCTGTGGGTGACGTTCGCCGGGCAGAACTTCGAGTGGCTGTCGTGGCAGACGTTCGCGATGGTCGGCGGCGCGGTCCTCGCGCTCGTCGGTGCCGTGCTCGTCGAGCGCGTGACGCCCGAGCCGCTCATCCCGCTGCACCTGTTCAAGAACCGCACGTTCGTCCTCGCGGTCGTCGCATCCGTCGCGGTCGGCGTCGCGATGTTCGGGACCGCCGTGTTCCTCAGCCAGTACATGCAGGTGGCACGCGGCAAGACCCCGACCGAGTCGGGCCTCCTGACGGTCCCGATGATCATCGGCACGTTCGTCGCGTCGACCCTGTTCGGCCAGCTCATCACGCGCTACGGCCGCTACAAGGCCTTCATGGTCACGGGTGGCGCGGTCCTCGTGGCGTCGCTGTTCGCGCTGTCGACGATCGACTACCACACGAGCTTCACGCTCATCAGCGTCTACCTGTTCTTCCTCGGCGTCAGCATGGGCATGCTCATGCAGAACCTCGTGCTCGCCGTGCAGAACACGCTCGACGTGGACGAGATGGGCGCCGGCACCTCGACCGTCGCGTTCTTCCGCAGCCTGGGCGGCGCGATCGGCGTGTCCGTGCTCGGCGCGGTGCTCGCGACCAAGGTCACGACGTCGATCCAGGACGGTCTGACCAAGCTCGGCATCCCGGCCGACTCGATGGGCGGCGGCAACGCCGTGCCGGACGTGTCGACGCTGCCCGCGCCGATCAAGGACCTCGTCGAGAAGTCCTACGGCGACGGCATCGCTGAGATCTTCCTCGTCGCGGTGCCGCTCGCACTGATCGCGCTGATCGCCGTGTCGTTCCTCAAGGAGGTGCCGCTCGGCACCAAGACCGGCCTGCAGGAGCGCCTCGAGAAGGAGGCGGCGCTCGCCGGCAGCGAGGCCCCGGTCGACGCGACCCCCGGCCGCGTGACGCTGGCCGAGGAGACGGAGTCGACGCTCC
- a CDS encoding MarR family winged helix-turn-helix transcriptional regulator: MPVITPATTADPELAPDPSPAAGLIRALDELARAQRESAVRIARDLDIPRSSFGLLRMLQRCGPVQLGDVAAKLRVDLSVASRQVSHLVDEGLVRRTVDDDDRRARTVELTDTGRGLVLRAYEHIDALAATTFAEWRDEEIVEATRQIERVASAVVAGHDAPRTTG; encoded by the coding sequence GTGCCCGTCATCACCCCCGCGACCACCGCGGACCCTGAGCTCGCACCCGACCCGTCCCCCGCGGCGGGCCTCATCCGCGCGCTCGACGAGCTGGCCCGCGCCCAGCGCGAGTCGGCCGTGCGCATCGCGCGGGACCTCGACATCCCGCGCTCGTCGTTCGGGCTGCTCCGCATGCTCCAGCGGTGCGGCCCCGTCCAGCTCGGGGACGTCGCCGCGAAGCTCCGCGTCGACCTGTCCGTGGCCAGCCGCCAGGTGAGCCACCTGGTCGACGAGGGCCTCGTCCGCCGCACGGTGGACGACGACGACCGGCGCGCCCGGACCGTCGAGCTCACCGACACGGGGCGCGGGCTCGTCCTGCGGGCGTACGAGCACATCGACGCCCTCGCCGCCACGACGTTCGCCGAGTGGCGCGACGAGGAGATCGTCGAGGCCACACGCCAGATCGAGCGCGTGGCCTCGGCGGTCGTCGCCGGCCACGACGCACCCCGTACGACCGGGTGA
- a CDS encoding sugar porter family MFS transporter yields MSSSDAAGHATVSARSAHRKAIGLAVAAAVGGFLFGFDSSVINGAVAAIEGQFDLDSAVTGLVVAIALLGCALGAWSGGRLADRWGRTRVMVIGAVLFFASSILSAIAWSAFDLAIWRFMAGVGIGIASVIAPAYIAEIAPARLRGRMGSLQQLAITVGIFAALLSDQLLAETAGGASNELWFGWEAWRWMFLVCVVPAAVYGILAMRIPESPRYLVAKGRDDEARAVLESVLGPDEDVDDRIAQIHRSIAVDEKNAQEGTLKGSSFGLKPIVWVGILLSVFQQFVGINVIFYYSTTLWQAVGFDESQSFLVSTITSVTNVAVTFIAIALVDKVGRRPILLIGSAGMTVSLGIMALAFTQSSGTGDNITLPDPWGPIALVAANAFVVFFGASWGPLVWVLLGEMFPNRIRAAALGVAAMAQWLANFAITLTFPPMLSAFGASIPYLMYAVFAALSFVFVFSKVPETKGVELEDMGDERVGRAAH; encoded by the coding sequence ATGTCGAGCAGCGACGCAGCAGGTCACGCGACCGTGAGCGCACGCAGCGCCCACCGCAAGGCCATCGGTCTGGCCGTCGCCGCCGCGGTCGGAGGGTTCCTCTTCGGGTTCGACAGCTCGGTCATCAACGGGGCCGTCGCGGCGATCGAGGGACAGTTCGACCTCGACTCGGCGGTGACCGGGCTCGTCGTCGCGATCGCGCTCCTCGGCTGCGCGCTCGGCGCCTGGTCGGGTGGTCGCCTGGCCGACCGCTGGGGGCGGACGCGCGTCATGGTGATCGGCGCGGTCCTGTTCTTCGCGTCCTCGATCCTGTCGGCGATCGCGTGGTCGGCGTTCGACCTCGCGATCTGGCGCTTCATGGCGGGTGTCGGCATCGGCATCGCCTCGGTGATCGCCCCGGCGTACATCGCGGAGATCGCGCCGGCGCGGCTGCGCGGTCGCATGGGGTCGCTGCAGCAGCTCGCGATCACGGTCGGCATCTTCGCGGCGCTGCTGTCCGACCAGCTCCTCGCGGAGACGGCGGGCGGCGCCTCCAACGAGCTGTGGTTCGGGTGGGAGGCGTGGCGGTGGATGTTCCTCGTCTGCGTGGTCCCGGCGGCGGTCTACGGCATCCTCGCGATGCGCATCCCGGAGTCGCCGCGCTACCTGGTGGCCAAGGGTCGTGACGACGAGGCACGCGCGGTGCTGGAGTCCGTCCTCGGACCGGACGAGGACGTCGACGACCGCATCGCGCAGATCCACCGCTCGATCGCGGTCGACGAGAAGAACGCCCAGGAGGGGACGCTCAAGGGCTCGTCGTTCGGGCTCAAGCCGATCGTGTGGGTCGGCATCCTGCTGTCGGTGTTCCAGCAGTTCGTCGGGATCAACGTGATCTTCTACTACTCGACGACGCTGTGGCAGGCGGTCGGGTTCGACGAGAGCCAGTCGTTCCTCGTGTCGACGATCACGTCCGTGACGAACGTCGCGGTGACGTTCATCGCGATCGCGCTCGTGGACAAGGTGGGCCGTCGTCCGATCCTGCTCATCGGCTCGGCGGGCATGACGGTGTCGCTCGGCATCATGGCGCTCGCGTTCACGCAGTCCAGCGGGACCGGGGACAACATCACGCTGCCGGACCCCTGGGGACCCATCGCCCTGGTCGCAGCGAACGCGTTCGTCGTGTTCTTCGGGGCGTCGTGGGGGCCGCTCGTCTGGGTGCTGCTGGGCGAGATGTTCCCGAACCGCATCCGCGCGGCCGCGCTCGGCGTCGCGGCCATGGCGCAGTGGCTCGCGAACTTCGCGATCACCCTGACGTTCCCGCCGATGCTGTCGGCGTTCGGCGCCTCGATCCCCTATCTCATGTACGCGGTCTTCGCGGCGCTGTCGTTCGTCTTTGTCTTCAGCAAGGTCCCGGAGACCAAGGGCGTCGAGCTCGAGGACATGGGCGACGAGCGCGTGGGTCGCGCCGCGCACTGA
- a CDS encoding DUF47 domain-containing protein: MRLRLTPRDTSFFDLLAASAQHLVTGSTLLAELLGADRPTRKQLAKQLSETEHLADDATHSIMRRLNQTFVTPFDRDDIYALASALDDCMDYMEEAADLIVLYKVDELPARVSEQVQVLQRASELTAEAMPRLRSMDDLPEYWVEVNRLENQADKVHRKLLAELFDDVSDPVLLMKLKEIVEVLEQAADAFEKVANTVETIALKES, encoded by the coding sequence GTGCGCCTGCGCCTGACACCGCGCGACACCTCGTTCTTCGACCTTCTCGCCGCCTCGGCGCAGCACCTGGTCACAGGGTCCACGCTACTGGCGGAGCTGCTCGGCGCGGACCGCCCGACGCGCAAGCAGCTCGCGAAGCAGCTCAGCGAGACCGAGCACCTCGCGGACGACGCGACGCACTCGATCATGCGGCGGCTCAACCAGACGTTCGTCACTCCGTTCGACCGGGACGACATCTACGCCCTCGCGTCGGCGCTCGACGACTGCATGGACTACATGGAGGAGGCGGCCGACCTCATCGTCCTCTACAAGGTGGACGAGCTCCCGGCCCGCGTGTCCGAGCAGGTCCAGGTGCTCCAGCGCGCGTCGGAGCTCACGGCGGAGGCGATGCCGCGCCTGCGCTCCATGGACGACCTCCCCGAGTACTGGGTCGAGGTCAACCGCCTGGAGAACCAGGCGGACAAGGTGCACCGCAAGCTGCTCGCCGAGCTGTTCGACGACGTGTCCGACCCGGTCCTCCTCATGAAGCTCAAGGAGATCGTCGAGGTCCTCGAGCAGGCGGCCGACGCCTTCGAGAAGGTCGCGAACACGGTCGAGACCATCGCCCTCAAGGAGTCCTGA
- a CDS encoding inorganic phosphate transporter, translating to MEAVLVVVVVAFALAFDYTNGFHDAANAIATSVSTRALTPRAALLMAAVFNLIGALLGTAVAQTIAEDIVAVNDVPPHQGLVIVLCGLVGAITWNLITWWLGLPSSSTHAIIGGLAGVGIASGITVHWDAILDKVVLPMIFSPLIGFGLAFALMVLLLWVFRNAAPARAFRRFRIAQTASAAAMALGHGLQDAQKTMGVIVLALVAGGFQDDNTIPLWVKLSAATAISLGTYAGGWRIMRTLGRKIIELDPARGFVAESVSAVVLYANAFIFHAPVSTTHTITSAIMGVGATKRLSAVRWGVAKNIGVAWVLTIPAAALVAAVVYWILSPILL from the coding sequence GTGGAGGCAGTGCTCGTCGTCGTCGTCGTGGCCTTCGCCCTGGCGTTCGACTACACCAACGGGTTCCACGACGCCGCGAACGCCATCGCGACCTCGGTCTCGACCAGGGCCCTCACGCCGCGCGCGGCGCTCCTCATGGCGGCGGTGTTCAACCTCATCGGCGCCCTGCTCGGCACGGCCGTCGCGCAGACCATCGCCGAGGACATCGTCGCGGTCAACGACGTCCCACCCCATCAAGGCCTCGTCATCGTGCTGTGCGGTCTCGTCGGCGCGATCACGTGGAACCTCATCACGTGGTGGCTGGGGCTGCCGTCGTCGTCGACGCACGCGATCATCGGCGGCCTCGCGGGCGTCGGGATCGCGTCGGGCATCACGGTCCACTGGGACGCGATCCTCGACAAGGTCGTGCTGCCCATGATCTTCTCGCCGCTCATCGGCTTCGGCCTCGCGTTCGCGCTCATGGTGCTCCTGCTGTGGGTGTTCCGGAACGCTGCGCCCGCGCGGGCGTTCCGCCGCTTCCGCATCGCGCAGACCGCCTCGGCGGCGGCGATGGCCCTGGGGCACGGGCTCCAGGACGCGCAGAAGACGATGGGCGTGATCGTGCTCGCGCTGGTCGCCGGCGGGTTCCAGGACGACAACACGATCCCGCTGTGGGTCAAGCTGTCCGCGGCGACCGCGATCTCCCTCGGCACGTACGCCGGCGGGTGGCGCATCATGCGCACGCTGGGCCGCAAGATCATCGAGCTCGACCCGGCGCGCGGCTTCGTCGCCGAGTCGGTCTCCGCGGTCGTGCTGTACGCCAACGCGTTCATCTTCCACGCGCCGGTGTCCACGACGCACACGATCACGTCCGCGATCATGGGCGTCGGCGCGACCAAGCGGCTGTCCGCGGTCCGCTGGGGCGTCGCGAAGAACATCGGTGTCGCGTGGGTCCTGACCATCCCGGCCGCCGCGCTCGTCGCCGCCGTCGTCTACTGGATCCTCAGCCCGATCCTGCTCTGA
- a CDS encoding NUDIX hydrolase produces the protein MGVPSPALRSGLPLVDALGPTHVSHAPVIESAGALVWRVRDDDLQVRLVHRPRYDDWSWPKGKLDPGETFQAAAAREVAEETGKPVVLGVPLPGLQYLTPEGRVKRVHYWAARKASRRSDAGALAARAPVPPVSPQEIDRAAWLTADDAAQRLTRQADRAPLEALVREREEGRLATHVVVIARHGKAVARSAWHGDEQDRPLTPAGHAQAVALVPVLAAYGVETVVTSRWDRCAQTIAPYAGASGLETVSIDHLTEAQHERSPARVARTVRELLEAETSSVLCTHRPVLPTVLDVLGQHSRRPVANALPTHDPFLEPGEMIVAHVARTPRGPRVVAAEKVAPPLH, from the coding sequence ATGGGTGTGCCCTCCCCCGCCCTGCGCAGCGGTCTGCCCCTCGTGGACGCCCTCGGCCCGACCCACGTCTCGCACGCCCCGGTCATCGAGTCCGCGGGTGCCCTCGTGTGGCGCGTGCGCGACGACGACCTCCAGGTCCGCCTCGTCCACCGGCCCCGGTACGACGACTGGTCGTGGCCCAAGGGCAAGCTCGACCCCGGCGAGACGTTCCAGGCCGCCGCGGCGCGCGAGGTCGCCGAGGAGACGGGCAAGCCGGTCGTGCTGGGCGTCCCCCTGCCGGGACTGCAGTACCTCACGCCCGAGGGCCGCGTGAAGCGCGTGCACTACTGGGCCGCGCGCAAGGCGTCACGTCGGTCCGACGCCGGAGCGCTCGCCGCGCGCGCCCCCGTGCCGCCGGTGTCACCCCAGGAGATCGACCGCGCGGCCTGGCTCACGGCCGACGACGCCGCGCAGCGCCTCACGCGCCAGGCCGACCGCGCCCCGCTCGAGGCGCTCGTGCGCGAGCGCGAGGAGGGCCGGCTGGCGACGCACGTCGTCGTCATCGCCCGGCACGGCAAGGCCGTCGCGCGCTCGGCGTGGCACGGCGACGAGCAGGACCGGCCGCTCACCCCCGCGGGGCACGCCCAGGCCGTCGCCCTGGTGCCGGTGCTCGCGGCGTACGGGGTCGAGACCGTCGTGACGAGCCGCTGGGACCGCTGCGCCCAGACGATCGCGCCCTACGCCGGCGCGTCGGGGCTGGAGACCGTGAGCATCGACCACCTCACGGAGGCGCAGCACGAGCGCTCCCCCGCGCGCGTCGCGCGGACCGTCCGCGAGCTCCTCGAGGCCGAGACGTCGTCGGTGCTGTGCACCCACCGGCCCGTGCTGCCCACCGTGCTCGACGTGCTCGGGCAGCACTCGCGGCGACCCGTCGCGAACGCCCTGCCGACGCACGACCCGTTCCTCGAGCCGGGCGAGATGATCGTCGCCCACGTGGCCCGCACGCCCCGGGGCCCGCGGGTCGTCGCGGCCGAGAAGGTCGCCCCGCCGCTCCACTGA
- a CDS encoding RNA degradosome polyphosphate kinase, whose protein sequence is MTDTSTQRTLDPDLAAHIAEHIAEEPEIEPVGAELDLGPLPDDRFADRELSWLAFNQRVLELAEDPSQPLLERVRFLAIFASNLDEFFMVRVAGLKRRMATGIAVTAASGLSPRQVLDAISERAHDLMERHARVFADDVQPALAAEGITLVHWDELETREQERLHKFFRKQIFPVLTPLAVDPAHPFPYISGLSLNLAVVVANPTTGKEHFARVKVPPLLPRFIAVDARGRPSAPTSQTAAPDRGPTSFVPIEEVIAQHLDHLFPGMEVREQHLFRVTRNEDVEVEEDDAENLLQAMEKELLRRRFGPPVRLELTHGISPRIRALLVRELGVVEEEVYELPEPLDLTGLNLIADLDRADLHFPPFVPTTHRLLAEVESSTPTDVFAAIRERDVLLHHPYDSFSTSVQTFLEQAAADPAVLAIKQTLYRTSGDSPIVDALIDAAEAGKQVLALVEIKARFDEQANISWARKLEQAGVHVVYGIVGLKTHCKLSLVVRQESDGLRRYCHVGTGNYHPKTARLYTDHGLLTCDPDVGQDLTRLFNQLSGYAPQSRFHRLLVAPRTVRSGLVERIDREASAARAGHDAWVKIKVNSVVDETTLDALYRASQAGVKVDLVVRGICAVRPGVPGLSENIRVRSILGRFLEHSRIYAFANSAGPAIGEGPESGPEVYIGSADLMHRNLDRRVEALVRITDPDQVIELLDLLDASMSERTASWHLDADGTWHRPESGPDGTPLVDLQASLVQRQRRRLVGRR, encoded by the coding sequence ATGACCGACACGTCCACGCAGCGCACGCTCGACCCGGACCTGGCCGCGCACATCGCCGAGCACATCGCGGAGGAGCCGGAGATCGAGCCGGTGGGTGCGGAGCTCGACCTCGGTCCGCTGCCCGACGACCGGTTCGCCGACCGCGAGCTGAGCTGGCTCGCGTTCAACCAGCGCGTGCTCGAGCTCGCGGAGGACCCGAGCCAGCCGCTCCTGGAGCGCGTGCGGTTCCTGGCGATCTTCGCGTCGAACCTGGACGAGTTCTTCATGGTCCGGGTCGCCGGCCTCAAGCGCCGCATGGCGACCGGCATCGCGGTCACGGCCGCCTCGGGCCTGTCGCCCCGCCAGGTGCTCGACGCGATCAGCGAGCGCGCGCACGACCTCATGGAGCGGCACGCGCGCGTGTTCGCGGACGACGTCCAGCCCGCGCTCGCCGCGGAGGGCATCACCCTCGTGCACTGGGACGAGCTCGAGACCCGCGAGCAGGAGCGCCTGCACAAGTTCTTCCGCAAGCAGATCTTCCCCGTGCTCACGCCGCTCGCCGTCGACCCGGCGCACCCGTTCCCGTACATCTCGGGGCTGTCGCTCAACCTGGCCGTCGTGGTCGCGAACCCGACCACGGGCAAGGAGCACTTCGCCCGGGTCAAGGTGCCGCCGCTGCTGCCGCGGTTCATCGCCGTCGACGCGCGGGGACGCCCGAGCGCGCCGACGTCGCAGACCGCCGCCCCGGACCGCGGGCCGACGTCGTTCGTGCCGATCGAGGAGGTCATCGCCCAGCACCTCGACCACCTCTTCCCCGGCATGGAGGTGCGCGAGCAGCACCTGTTCCGCGTCACGCGCAACGAGGACGTCGAGGTCGAGGAGGACGACGCGGAGAACCTGCTCCAGGCGATGGAGAAGGAGCTCCTGCGCCGCCGCTTCGGCCCGCCCGTGCGGCTCGAGCTGACGCACGGGATCAGCCCGCGCATCCGCGCGCTGCTCGTGCGCGAGCTCGGCGTCGTCGAGGAGGAGGTGTACGAGCTGCCCGAGCCGCTCGACCTCACGGGCCTCAACCTCATCGCGGACCTCGACCGCGCGGACCTGCACTTCCCGCCCTTCGTGCCCACGACGCACCGCCTCCTCGCGGAGGTCGAGAGCTCGACGCCGACCGACGTGTTCGCCGCGATCCGCGAGCGCGACGTCCTGCTGCACCACCCGTACGACTCGTTCTCGACGTCGGTGCAGACCTTCCTCGAGCAGGCCGCGGCGGACCCGGCGGTCCTCGCGATCAAGCAGACCCTGTACCGGACGTCCGGCGACTCACCGATCGTCGACGCGCTCATCGACGCCGCCGAGGCGGGCAAGCAGGTGCTCGCGCTCGTCGAGATCAAGGCGCGGTTCGACGAGCAGGCCAACATCTCCTGGGCGCGCAAGCTCGAGCAGGCGGGCGTGCACGTCGTGTACGGGATCGTCGGGCTCAAGACGCACTGCAAGCTCTCGCTCGTCGTGCGCCAGGAGTCGGACGGCCTGCGCCGCTACTGCCACGTCGGGACGGGCAACTACCACCCCAAGACCGCGCGCCTGTACACCGACCACGGCCTGCTGACGTGCGACCCCGACGTCGGGCAGGACCTCACGCGCCTGTTCAACCAGCTCTCCGGGTACGCGCCGCAGTCGCGGTTCCACCGCCTGCTCGTCGCACCGCGCACGGTGCGGTCCGGGCTCGTCGAGCGCATCGACCGCGAGGCGAGCGCCGCACGGGCGGGGCACGACGCGTGGGTGAAGATCAAGGTCAACTCCGTCGTCGACGAGACGACGCTCGACGCCCTCTACCGCGCGTCGCAGGCGGGCGTGAAGGTCGACCTCGTCGTCCGCGGCATCTGCGCCGTCCGCCCCGGCGTCCCCGGGCTCAGCGAGAACATCCGGGTCCGCTCGATCCTCGGCCGCTTCCTCGAGCACTCACGCATCTACGCCTTCGCCAACTCCGCCGGTCCCGCCATCGGCGAGGGCCCGGAGAGCGGGCCCGAGGTGTACATCGGGTCGGCCGACCTCATGCACCGCAACCTCGACCGCCGCGTCGAGGCGCTCGTGCGCATCACCGACCCCGACCAGGTCATCGAGCTGCTCGACCTGCTCGACGCGTCGATGTCCGAGCGCACCGCGTCGTGGCACCTCGACGCCGACGGCACGTGGCACCGGCCGGAGTCCGGTCCGGACGGCACGCCCCTCGTCGACCTCCAGGCGAGCCTCGTGCAGCGACAGCGCCGCCGGCTCGTCGGGAGGCGGTAG
- the mshD gene encoding mycothiol synthase has product METAILWHTGPLIDDVEIAQVHDLAAAAERADGVAPLSEQPLLNLREASDDVVHLLTWRAGQLAGYAQVDKRGDAPSAEIVVGPEHRRHGLGFHLLGSAADRAAEPRPGDPDLDGVPHPGAETDGEPARAQRPPLRVWAHGDLPAARGLAARAGYDVVRELLVLERPLAGPQERPVVPEGLRLRAFVPGDDDDAWVAANAAAFAHHPEQGRLTVDDLHARVREDWFDAAGLLLLERDPAPGDGSPELVGFVWTKIPAGQPDGAREGEIYVVGVVPTAQGEGLGRLLTGVGLAHLADRGATTAVLYVDGDNVPAVRTYERAGFTRRAVHVQYARPTAR; this is encoded by the coding sequence GTGGAGACCGCGATCCTCTGGCACACCGGGCCGCTCATCGACGACGTCGAGATCGCGCAGGTCCACGACCTCGCCGCGGCGGCCGAGCGCGCGGACGGCGTCGCTCCCCTCTCCGAGCAGCCGCTGCTCAACCTGCGCGAGGCGTCCGACGACGTCGTGCACCTCCTCACGTGGCGCGCGGGCCAGCTCGCGGGGTACGCCCAGGTGGACAAGCGCGGCGACGCACCGAGCGCGGAGATCGTCGTCGGCCCCGAGCACCGACGCCACGGGCTCGGCTTCCACCTGCTCGGCAGCGCGGCCGACCGCGCGGCCGAGCCGCGCCCGGGCGACCCCGACCTCGACGGCGTGCCGCACCCCGGGGCGGAGACCGACGGCGAGCCCGCCCGGGCGCAGCGCCCGCCGCTGCGCGTGTGGGCCCACGGCGACCTCCCCGCGGCCCGGGGTCTCGCCGCGCGGGCGGGGTACGACGTCGTGCGCGAGCTGCTGGTCCTCGAGAGGCCGCTCGCCGGACCGCAGGAGCGCCCCGTCGTCCCCGAGGGCCTGCGGCTGCGCGCGTTCGTGCCCGGGGACGACGACGACGCGTGGGTCGCGGCCAACGCGGCGGCGTTCGCGCACCACCCGGAGCAGGGCCGGCTCACGGTCGACGACCTGCACGCCCGGGTGCGCGAGGACTGGTTCGACGCCGCCGGCCTCCTGCTCCTCGAGCGCGACCCGGCGCCCGGCGACGGGTCGCCCGAGCTCGTCGGCTTCGTCTGGACCAAGATCCCGGCCGGCCAGCCCGACGGCGCGCGCGAGGGCGAGATCTACGTGGTCGGCGTCGTGCCGACCGCCCAGGGCGAGGGGCTCGGGCGGCTGCTGACCGGCGTCGGGCTCGCGCACCTCGCCGACCGGGGGGCCACGACCGCGGTGCTCTACGTGGACGGCGACAACGTGCCCGCCGTCCGCACGTACGAGCGCGCGGGCTTCACGCGGCGCGCGGTGCACGTGCAGTACGCCCGCCCGACCGCACGGTGA